Sequence from the Streptomyces peucetius genome:
GTCACGCCCTGCTCCATCGGCTCGCCCGAGCCCTGCGAGGAGTCCTGCGCCGCGGGCTCCGGCCACTGGGGCGTCGCCCAGCCGCCCGCCGACGCGGGGTCCGTATCGGCGGCAGGCGTCAACGGGGTGATCATCGGGGGTACGTAGCCGTGTCCGGGGGCCTCCAGCGGGGCGGCGTCGCCGGTGATCTCGGGGGGCAGCTGGAAGAACGCCGTGGCCTCGCCGTCGTACTCGCCGCCCTGCGGCGTGGGTTGCCAGCCGCCGCCCTGGCCGCCGTACGCATCGTGGGAGCCGTAGTCACCCGCACCGGCGCCGCCGGTGCCGGGACCGGCCCCTGCGCCGTAGGACCCGTACGGGTCGTACTGCTCCGGCCGGGAAGGCTGGGCCGGCCGGCCGTGCCAGTCGTACCCGTCCTGCCCGTCCTGGCCGTCCTGCTGCTCACGGCCGTCCTGCTGCTCATGGCCGTCGTAGTGATCGCCACGGTGGTCGGACTCGAAGCCCTCCGGCAGCCGGAACTCCGGCGGAAGGCCGTGCGGGTTGTTCTCGTTGCTCACGACAGCGCCCTCCCCAGTGCCCGTCGGGCCAGCGCGGCGACGGTACGCCGCAGGTGCAGTACGGCCGGTGACGGCACCGGTTGTTCCTCGCCCTCCGCGGCCGGCGCCGGGTCGGGGATGCACGCGGCGGCGACGTACTCGCCGAACGCGGTGAGTGCCTCGCCCGCCAGGCCGCGCTCGCCGTCCCAGTCGATGAGCGAGGCGATCCACCGCTCCGCCTCCAGCGGCCGCAGCGGCATCGGCGCGATGGCGCCCACCGCGCAGCGCACACTGCGCCGGGCCGGGTCGAGCACGACGGCCACGGATGCCGTGGCACGGCCGGGGCCGGTGCGGCCGGTCGCCTTCAGGAAGACCTGCGGGGCGTGCAGCAGGGGGACGCGTACGAAGCCGATCAGTTCGGCGGGGCCGAGCATCTCCCGGCCGGCCAGCAGGTGTGAGACGGGGATCTCGCGGCGGGCGCCGCCGGGGCCCGCGACGACGAGATCGGCCTCCAGGGCGGCCAGTACCGGCAGGGTGTCGTTGGTG
This genomic interval carries:
- a CDS encoding FAD binding domain-containing protein translates to MTTHAPHTAHSVTLPASLDEAVAALSAMPAAVPVAGGTDLMAAVNRGQLRPAGLVGLGRISEIRGWRYQDGHALLGAGLTHARMGRPDFAALIPALAASARAAGPPQIRNAGTLGGNIVSAAPTNDTLPVLAALEADLVVAGPGGARREIPVSHLLAGREMLGPAELIGFVRVPLLHAPQVFLKATGRTGPGRATASVAVVLDPARRSVRCAVGAIAPMPLRPLEAERWIASLIDWDGERGLAGEALTAFGEYVAAACIPDPAPAAEGEEQPVPSPAVLHLRRTVAALARRALGRALS